From Carettochelys insculpta isolate YL-2023 chromosome 22, ASM3395843v1, whole genome shotgun sequence, one genomic window encodes:
- the CAPNS1 gene encoding calpain small subunit 1 yields the protein MFLIKNFLGGGGGGGGGGGGGGIGGNIGNVIGGFLSGGGGGGGGGGGGRAMGIIGGVISAISEAAAQYNPEPPPPRSHFSNVEANESEEVRQFRRLFVQLAGDDMEVSASELMNILNKVVTRHPDLKTDGFGIDTCRSMVAVMDSDTTGKLGFEEFKYLWGNIKKWQCIYKQYDVDRSGTIGSNELPGAFEAAGFRLNEQLYQMIVRRYSDENGNMDFDNFISCLVRLDAMFRAFKSLDKDGDGQIRVNIQEWLQLTMYS from the exons ATGTTCCTCATCAAGAACTTCCTAGGAGGGGGCGGAGGAGGTGGCGGCGGCGGTGGAGGCGGTGGCATTGGAGGGAACATCGGGAATGTGATCGGAGGGTTCCTGAGTGGCGGCGGTGGAGGAGGCGGTGGAGGTGGTGGCGGCAGAGCCATGGGCATCATTGGGGGAGTGATCAGTGCCATCAG TGAAGCTGCTGCTCAGTATAACCCGGAGCCACCG CCCCCTCGCAGCCATTTCTCCAACGTGGAAGCCAACGAGAGCGAGGAGGTTCGTCAGTTTCGGCGTCTCTTCGTGCAGCTGGCAGGAGAT GACATGGAAGTGAGCGCCTCGGAGCTGATGAACATTCTCAACAAGGTGGTGACCAGAC ATCCTGACCTGAAGACCGACGGGTTTGGGATTGACACCTGCCGCAGCATGGTGGCTGTCATGGAC AGCGACACGACTGGCAAGCTGGGCTTCGAGGAGTTCAAGTACTTGTGGGGGAACATCAAGAAGTGGCAG TGTATCTACAAGCAATACGACGTGGACCGGTCCGGCACCATCGGGAGCAACGAGCTACCAGGTGCTTTCGAGGCAGCGG GCTTCCGGCTGAACGAGCAGCTGTACCAGATGATCGTGCGCAGGTACTCAGACGAGAACGGAAACATGGACTTCGACAACTTCATCAGCTGCCTGGTTCGCCTGGACGCCATGTTTC gtGCCTTCAAATCTCTGGACAAGGACGGAGATGGGCAGATCCGGGTGAACATCCAGGAG tggCTGCAGCTCACCATGTACTCCTAA
- the LOC142024545 gene encoding transmembrane protein 87A-like isoform X3, whose protein sequence is MAAGARRGGGGTRPLPPLLLLLALGPAAAGGAGSEPGRWRLTAHSNSTKNLFVFSKTMFNGSLISLQVLPQECSPGLTLNVTWYLRSSRCHNEVYIDEKRAEGYLANYKVEMEAKSSGQYILRTYKPFNCSHQVPLELNVVAFDLPTRLEQPKDLQLSRAERRDSVGVLPESAAQEAAGEKKLPVTEVVDAAGKNPDVAGKLSETRKEKLSPGKTGGPKKLKAGRQDKSELYAIAKAWEDGPYVFILKIEGRSVNQKMVPNWVLEIDLQMKHPLYQYISASEWPLMVFYMAMCVVYVLYGVLWLVLLACYWRDILRIQFWVGGVILLGMLEKAVFYAEFQSIQNQGVSVQGAMIFAEVLCAVKRMLARVLVIIASLGYGIVKPRLGALLNRVVGVGLMYLVFSIIEGVLRVKSEQGDMATLVCDIVLAFVDSCIVWWVLISLVQTMKLLKLRRNTVKLSLYRHFINTLIFAVIASVVFIIWTTKTFRLSKCQSDWRELWIDDAFWRFLFSIILLVIMFLWRPSANNQRYAFVPLVDEGSEEEDEEEHMVNEAFEGMKMRGAKNEANGILKGSRVDEDLKWVEENIPSSMADVTHFRQPTRPPD, encoded by the exons ATGGCGGCGGGCGCGcggcggggtggcggggggacgCGGCCTCTCCCGCCGCTGCTGTTGCTCCTGGCGCTGGGGCCTGCGGCGGCCGGCGGGGCGGGCTCCGAGCCGGGCCGCTGGCGCCTGACCGCCCACAGC AACTCCACCAAGAACCTGTTTGTGTTCTCAAAAACAATGTTCAATGGCTCCTTGATCTCTCTCCAGG TGTTACCACAGGAGTGCTCCCCGGGGCTGACCCTGAACGTGACGTGGTACCTGCGGAGCTCCCGATGTCACAACGAAGTCTACATAGAT GAGAAGAGAGCGGAGGGTTACCTGGCAAATTACAAGGTGGAGATGGAGGCAAAGAGCTCTGGCCAGTACATCCTGCGCACGTACAAACCCTTCAATTGCAGCCACCAGGTCCCCCTCGAG CTGAACGTGGTGGCATTCGATCTTCCCACCCGGCTGGAACAGCCCAAGGACTTGCAG CTGTCGAGGGCTGAGCGGCGTGACAGTGTGGGCGtgctgcctgagagtgctgcccaggaggcagcaggggaaaagAAGTTGCCTGTTACTGAAGTGGTGGATGCAGCTGGCAAAAATCCAGACGTGGCGGGGAAGCTGAGTGAGACCCGGAAAGAGAAGCTGAGCCCGGGAAAGACGGGCGGGCCCAAGAAATTAAAAGCAGGGAGGCAGGACAAGTCGGAG CTCTATGCCATAGCCAAGGCCTGGGAAGATGGGCCTTACGTGTTCATCCTGAAGATCGAGGGCCGGAGCGTGAACCAGAAAATGGTGCCGAACTGGGTGCTGGAAA ttgACCTCCAGATGAAGCACCCTCTCTACCAGTACATCTCGGCCTCCGAGTGGCCTCTCATGGTG ttCTACATGGCCATGTGCGTGGTGTACGTGCTCTACGGggtgctgtggctggtgctgctggcctgcTACTGGCGGGACATTTTgcgcatccagttctgggtcgggggcgtcatcctgctgggcatgctGGAGAAGGCCGTCTTCTACGCCGAGTTCCAGAGCATCCAGAACCAGGGCGTGTCCG TCCAAGGGGCCATGATCTTTGCGGAAGTGTTGTGCGCCGTGAAGCGCATGCTGGCTCGAGTGCTGGTGATCATCGCCAGCCTGGGATACGGCATTGTCAA ACCGCGCCTGGGCGCCCTGCTGAACCGGGTGGTGGGCGTGGGGCTGATGTACCTGGTCTTCTCCATCATCGAGGGCGTCCTGCGGGTGAAATCG gagcaGGGTGACATGGCCACCCTAGTGTGCGACATTGTGCTGGCCTTTGTCGATTCCTGCATCGTCTGGTGG GTCCTCATCAGCCTGGTGCAGACCATGAAGCTGCTCAAGCTGCGGCGCAATACAGTGAAGCTTTCCTTGTACCGCCACTTCATCAATACCCTCATCTTCGCTGTGATCG CATCTGtcgtcttcatcatctggaccacCAAGACCTTCCGGCTCTCCAAGTGCCAGTCG GACTGGCGGGAGCTGTGGATCGACGACGCCTTCTGGCGGTTCCTCTTCTCCATCATCCTCCTGGTGATCATGTTCCTGTGGAGGCCATCAGCCAACAACCAAAG ATACGCGTTTGTGCCGCTGGTGGATGAAGGGAGTGAGGAAGAGGATGAAGAAGAGCATATGGTGAACGAGGCTTTTG